Proteins encoded within one genomic window of Camelina sativa cultivar DH55 chromosome 19, Cs, whole genome shotgun sequence:
- the LOC104765060 gene encoding probable BOI-related E3 ubiquitin-protein ligase 3, with the protein MAVEAHHLNTLFSSNREMIHPNPIEANGLVYNTQRRYGTVPTFNPTMECQTSLFNPVYNNIAPVGGLVHQPMKPTIQSVDSSVTFNSDNNANNNVDFIRPVSSRKRSREESVVLNTPANMQTHKTSTDHLMFLGQDLSSNVQQHHFDIDRLISSHVERMRLEIEEKRKTQGRRIVEAVEQGLMKALRAKDEEINHIGKLNLFLEEKVKSLCVENHIWRDVAQSNEATVNALRSNLQQVLAAVERNRWEEPPTVAEDAQSCCGSSDEGDSEEERWKLAGEAQDTKRMRRVATTTMCRNCGKGEASVLLLPCRHMCLCTVCGSSLNTCPICNTSKNASLHVNLSS; encoded by the exons ATGGCCGTTGAAGCTCACCATCTAAACACTCTGTTCTCTTCTAACAG AGAAATGATTCATCCTAATCCTATCGAAGCAAACGGCTTAGTTTACAACACCCAGAGGAGATACGGCACCGTTCCGACGTTTAACCCCACCATGGAATGTCAAACTTCTCTGTTTAATCCAGTATACAACAACATCGCACCAGTTGGTGGTTTGGTTCATCAACCCATGAAACCAACGATACAATCCGTTGATAGTTCGGTCACATTCAACAGCGATAATAATGCCAACAACAACGTCGATTTCATTCGTCCTGTGTCGTCGAGAAAACGTTCCAGAGAAGAATCCGTTGTTTTGAATACTCCGGCTAATATGCAAACCCACAAAACTTCCACCGATCATCTCATGTTTCTTGGCCAAGACTTGTCTTCTAACGTTCAACAACATCACTTCGATATCGATCGTTTGATCTCTAGTCAC GTTGAGAGAATGAGATTGGAgattgaagagaagagaaaaacacaAGGGAGGAGGATAGTGGAAGCAGTTGAACAAGGGCTGATGAAAGCACTGAGAGCCAAAGACGAAGAGATAAATCACATCGGGAAGCTAAACCTCTTTCTAGAAGAAAAAGTCAAGTCTTTGTGCGTAGAGAATCACATATGGCGTGACGTGGCACAGTCTAATGAAGCCACCGTAAACGCACTCCGTTCCAACTTGCAACAAGTTCTCGCCGCCGTGGAGCGTAACAGGTGGGAGGAGCCGCCCACGGTGGCTGAAGACGCGCAGTCTTGTTGCGGGAGCAGCGACGAGGGGGACAGCGAGGAAGAGCGGTGGAAGTTAGCGGGAGAAGCGCAGGATACGAAAAGGATGCGTAGGGTAGCGACGACGACTATGTGTAGAAACTGTGGAAAAGGAGAAGCAAGTGTGTTACTGTTACCGTGCAGACACATGTGTCTATGTACTGTGTGCGGTTCTTCACTCAACACTTGTCCAATCTGTAATACTTCTAAGAACGCTAGTCTACATGTTAATCTTTCCTCTTAG
- the LOC104765062 gene encoding protein Iojap, chloroplastic: MTSLTGLTVAGALLAGDFRLPALSSLVPRKTSSSLSLPLPYNCCWRGKTLTCLSNSRRFAVGKEAEDGFLSNISEDTDEMFDDLFNKYGKVVFKSNDVKSPTAEVDDDAESLAFAVELAKVASDVKAGDIKVLFVKPLVYWTRFFIIATAFSRPQIDAIGSRMRDLAEQKYGKVANGDAKPNSWTLLDFGDVVIHLFLPPQRTFYNLEDFYGNAMQIELPFEDQLPPRN, translated from the exons ATGACATCTCTCACCGGTCTCACCGTCGCCGGAGCTTTGCTTGCCGGAGATTTTCGATTACCAGCTTTATCCTCTCTAGTACCTAGAaagacttcttcttcattgtcatTACCGCTACCATACAATTGCTGTTGGCGAGGCAAAACTTTGACTTGTCTGAGTAACTCACGGAGATTTGCTGTGGGGAAGGAAGCTGAAGATGGGTTTCTCTCG AATATAAGTGAAGATACCGATGAGATGTTCGACGACTTGTTCAATAAATATGGCAAGGTTGTTTTCAAGAGCAACGATGTTAAGTCCCCAACAGCTGAGGTTGATGATGACGCTGAAAGTTTAGCTT TTGCTGTTGAATTGGCTAAAGTTGCGAGTGATGTGAAAGCTGGAGACATTAAGGTTCTCTTTGTGAAGCCTCTTGTCTACTGGACTCGGTTTTTCATCATCGCTACTGCGTTTTCTCGCCCTCAAATCGATGCAATTGG ATCGAGGATGAGAGACCTGGCTGAGCAGAAGTACGGTAAAGTTGCTAATGGAGATGCAAAGCCTAATTCATGGACATTGTTAGATTTTG GTGATGTGGTGATCCATTTATTCTTACCTCCACAAAGGACATTCTACAACTTGGAAGACTTTTATGGGAATGCAATGCAAATTGAACTTCCCTTTGAGGATCAGTTACCACCAAGGAATTGA
- the LOC104765061 gene encoding uncharacterized protein LOC104765061 isoform X2 → MAGNGMPTLGRVKVCDLAPSEGLPSDSYKLAVTTLSQSLAQYSAAIIQFPTSDGALLRSGLDSARLYFHQRDSYPAANNNMIHTNDSSDWCKTSGYYADPQSWQESYEYRPGLSPTEPTNSMEFPPSGLPDIFALLGKAARVVLDAIGFYLNLRSCPFTEILDNVPLRSNEISSSVLSVCCYARPSFHGAQHHNLTEDEQLILYSDHDHQLDKSLISFVKSDKAGLHIRDMHGQWILVDMDLGPQEAVVYPGLALYQATAGYVSPAVHRTDLNSMQGSIEGRFSLAFKLMPKSMTNLSCSEMRAAGHGVEAQFQLPVSVDDFMQRPHSNDELFNRQTLQSFSVPQSQDGSMKQLKKRRKSDSRCKPLPPSKRLRLEAQRVLKERVQEIADKKGIKLRFCNLKECENNHNVMNSPCADIKREIGWPHGVPFVHPHDLPNKAKIGFLETYEPGWSETHDMELGLSETAQGNQHVTN, encoded by the exons ATGGCAGGAAATGGAATGCCTACATTGGGTCGTGTCAAGGTTTGTGATTTAGCTCCTAGTGAAGGTTTACCTTCTGATTCTTACAAGTTGGCCGTGACTACATTATCTCAATCTCTGGCTCAGTACTCTGCAGCCATCATCCAGTTTCCAACTAGCGATGGAGCTCTCCTTAGATCTGGTCTTGATTCTGCTCGGCTCTATTTTCATCAGAGAGATTCATATCCAGCCgctaataataatatgatcCACACAAATGATTCAAGTGATTGGTGCAAGACCTCTGGCTACTATGCAGATCCTCAGTCGTGGCAAGAGAGTTACGAGTACAGACCCGGTTTGAGTCCCACTGAGCCAACCAATTCTATGGAGTTCCCTCCATCTGGTTTGCCTGATATCTTTGCTTTACTAGGCAAAGCTGCTCGTGTAGTTCTTGATGCCATTGGTTTCTATTTGAACTTGAGAAGCTGTCCTTTTACTGAGATTCTTGATAATGTTCCTTTGAGGAGTAATGAGATATCGTCCTCTGTGTTGTCTGTTTGCTGTTATGCTAGGCCGTCATTTCATGGAGCACAGCACCATAACTTAACAGAAGACGAGCAGCTTATCCTGTATTCAGACCATGATCACCAACTTGACAAGAGTCTGATCTCGTTTGTGAAATCAGATAAGGCAGGGTTGCACATCAGGGACATGCATGGGCAATGGATTTTAGTTGATATGGATCTTGGTCCTCAAGAGGCTGTTGTATACCCGGGGCTAGCTCTTTACCAG GCTACAGCAGGATATGTGAGTCCAGCAGTTCACAGAACCGATTTAAACAGTATGCAAGGAAGTATAGAAGGGAGGTTCTCCTTGGCCTTCAAACTCATGCCAAAATCAATGACCAATCTGAGTTGCTCTGAGATGAGAGCTGCAGGTCATGGTGTTGAAGCTCAGTTTCAGCTCCCTGTTTCAGTTGATGACTTCATGCAGAGACCTCACTCAAATGATGAGCTCTTTAACAGACAGACTTTGCAAAGCTTCAGCGTCCCTCAATCCCAGGATG GGTCAATGAAACAGCTGAAAAAGCGGAGGAAGAGCGATTCCAGATGCAAACCACTACCACCGTCAAAGCGGCTGAGATTAGAAGCGCAGAGAGTTCTGAAGGAACGAGTTCAGGAGATTGCAGACAAAAAAGGAATCAAGCTCAGATTCTGCAACCTCAAGGAGTGCGAGAACAACCACAATGTAATGAACAGCCCTTGTGCGGATATAAAAAGGGAGATTGGGTGGCCGCACGGAGTTCCATTTGTTCATCCTCACGACCTCCCCAATAAAGCTAAAATCGGTTTCCTAGAGACATATGAACCAGGATGGTCTGAAACACATGACATGGAGCTCGGTCTCTCTGAAACCGCTCAGGGGAACCAACATGTGACTAACT GA
- the LOC104765061 gene encoding uncharacterized protein LOC104765061 isoform X1, whose translation MAGNGMPTLGRVKVCDLAPSEGLPSDSYKLAVTTLSQSLAQYSAAIIQFPTSDGALLRSGLDSARLYFHQRDSYPAANNNMIHTNDSSDWCKTSGYYADPQSWQESYEYRPGLSPTEPTNSMEFPPSGLPDIFALLGKAARVVLDAIGFYLNLRSCPFTEILDNVPLRSNEISSSVLSVCCYARPSFHGAQHHNLTEDEQLILYSDHDHQLDKSLISFVKSDKAGLHIRDMHGQWILVDMDLGPQEAVVYPGLALYQATAGYVSPAVHRTDLNSMQGSIEGRFSLAFKLMPKSMTNLSCSEMRAAGHGVEAQFQLPVSVDDFMQRPHSNDELFNRQTLQSFSVPQSQDGSMKQLKKRRKSDSRCKPLPPSKRLRLEAQRVLKERVQEIADKKGIKLRFCNLKECENNHNVMNSPCADIKREIGWPHGVPFVHPHDLPNKAKIGFLETYEPGWSETHDMELGLSETAQGNQHVTNCNHSFTQ comes from the exons ATGGCAGGAAATGGAATGCCTACATTGGGTCGTGTCAAGGTTTGTGATTTAGCTCCTAGTGAAGGTTTACCTTCTGATTCTTACAAGTTGGCCGTGACTACATTATCTCAATCTCTGGCTCAGTACTCTGCAGCCATCATCCAGTTTCCAACTAGCGATGGAGCTCTCCTTAGATCTGGTCTTGATTCTGCTCGGCTCTATTTTCATCAGAGAGATTCATATCCAGCCgctaataataatatgatcCACACAAATGATTCAAGTGATTGGTGCAAGACCTCTGGCTACTATGCAGATCCTCAGTCGTGGCAAGAGAGTTACGAGTACAGACCCGGTTTGAGTCCCACTGAGCCAACCAATTCTATGGAGTTCCCTCCATCTGGTTTGCCTGATATCTTTGCTTTACTAGGCAAAGCTGCTCGTGTAGTTCTTGATGCCATTGGTTTCTATTTGAACTTGAGAAGCTGTCCTTTTACTGAGATTCTTGATAATGTTCCTTTGAGGAGTAATGAGATATCGTCCTCTGTGTTGTCTGTTTGCTGTTATGCTAGGCCGTCATTTCATGGAGCACAGCACCATAACTTAACAGAAGACGAGCAGCTTATCCTGTATTCAGACCATGATCACCAACTTGACAAGAGTCTGATCTCGTTTGTGAAATCAGATAAGGCAGGGTTGCACATCAGGGACATGCATGGGCAATGGATTTTAGTTGATATGGATCTTGGTCCTCAAGAGGCTGTTGTATACCCGGGGCTAGCTCTTTACCAG GCTACAGCAGGATATGTGAGTCCAGCAGTTCACAGAACCGATTTAAACAGTATGCAAGGAAGTATAGAAGGGAGGTTCTCCTTGGCCTTCAAACTCATGCCAAAATCAATGACCAATCTGAGTTGCTCTGAGATGAGAGCTGCAGGTCATGGTGTTGAAGCTCAGTTTCAGCTCCCTGTTTCAGTTGATGACTTCATGCAGAGACCTCACTCAAATGATGAGCTCTTTAACAGACAGACTTTGCAAAGCTTCAGCGTCCCTCAATCCCAGGATG GGTCAATGAAACAGCTGAAAAAGCGGAGGAAGAGCGATTCCAGATGCAAACCACTACCACCGTCAAAGCGGCTGAGATTAGAAGCGCAGAGAGTTCTGAAGGAACGAGTTCAGGAGATTGCAGACAAAAAAGGAATCAAGCTCAGATTCTGCAACCTCAAGGAGTGCGAGAACAACCACAATGTAATGAACAGCCCTTGTGCGGATATAAAAAGGGAGATTGGGTGGCCGCACGGAGTTCCATTTGTTCATCCTCACGACCTCCCCAATAAAGCTAAAATCGGTTTCCTAGAGACATATGAACCAGGATGGTCTGAAACACATGACATGGAGCTCGGTCTCTCTGAAACCGCTCAGGGGAACCAACATGTGACTAACTGTAACCATTCTTTCACCCAATAA
- the LOC104765061 gene encoding uncharacterized protein LOC104765061 isoform X3 produces MAGNGMPTLGRVKVCDLAPSEGLPSDSYKLAVTTLSQSLAQYSAAIIQFPTSDGALLRSGLDSARLYFHQRDSYPAANNNMIHTNDSSDWCKTSGYYADPQSWQESYEYRPGLSPTEPTNSMEFPPSGLPDIFALLGKAARVVLDAIGFYLNLRSCPFTEILDNVPLRSNEISSSVLSVCCYARPSFHGAQHHNLTEDEQLILYSDHDHQLDKSLISFVKSDKAGLHIRDMHGQWILVDMDLGPQEAVVYPGLALYQATAGYVSPAVHRTDLNSMQGSIEGRFSLAFKLMPKSMTNLSCSEMRAAGHGVEAQFQLPVSVDDFMQRPHSNDELFNRQTLQSFSVPQSQDGSMKQLKKRRKSDSRCKPLPPSKRLRLEAQRVLKERVQEIADKKGIKLRFCNLKECENNHNVMNSPCADIKREIGWPHGVPFVHPHDLPNKAKIGFLETYEPGWSETHDMELGLSETAQGNQHVTNCNHSFTQ; encoded by the exons ATGGCAGGAAATGGAATGCCTACATTGGGTCGTGTCAAGGTTTGTGATTTAGCTCCTAGTGAAGGTTTACCTTCTGATTCTTACAAGTTGGCCGTGACTACATTATCTCAATCTCTGGCTCAGTACTCTGCAGCCATCATCCAGTTTCCAACTAGCGATGGAGCTCTCCTTAGATCTGGTCTTGATTCTGCTCGGCTCTATTTTCATCAGAGAGATTCATATCCAGCCgctaataataatatgatcCACACAAATGATTCAAGTGATTGGTGCAAGACCTCTGGCTACTATGCAGATCCTCAGTCGTGGCAAGAGAGTTACGAGTACAGACCCGGTTTGAGTCCCACTGAGCCAACCAATTCTATGGAGTTCCCTCCATCTGGTTTGCCTGATATCTTTGCTTTACTAG GCAAAGCTGCTCGTGTAGTTCTTGATGCCATTGGTTTCTATTTGAACTTGAGAAGCTGTCCTTTTACTGAGATTCTTGATAATGTTCCTTTGAGGAGTAATGAGATATCGTCCTCTGTGTTGTCTGTTTGCTGTTATGCTAGGCCGTCATTTCATGGAGCACAGCACCATAACTTAACAGAAGACGAGCAGCTTATCCTGTATTCAGACCATGATCACCAACTTGACAAGAGTCTGATCTCGTTTGTGAAATCAGATAAGGCAGGGTTGCACATCAGGGACATGCATGGGCAATGGATTTTAGTTGATATGGATCTTGGTCCTCAAGAGGCTGTTGTATACCCGGGGCTAGCTCTTTACCAGGCTACAGCAGGATATGTGAGTCCAGCAGTTCACAGAACCGATTTAAACAGTATGCAAGGAAGTATAGAAGGGAGGTTCTCCTTGGCCTTCAAACTCATGCCAAAATCAATGACCAATCTGAGTTGCTCTGAGATGAGAGCTGCAGGTCATGGTGTTGAAGCTCAGTTTCAGCTCCCTGTTTCAGTTGATGACTTCATGCAGAGACCTCACTCAAATGATGAGCTCTTTAACAGACAGACTTTGCAAAGCTTCAGCGTCCCTCAATCCCAGGATG GGTCAATGAAACAGCTGAAAAAGCGGAGGAAGAGCGATTCCAGATGCAAACCACTACCACCGTCAAAGCGGCTGAGATTAGAAGCGCAGAGAGTTCTGAAGGAACGAGTTCAGGAGATTGCAGACAAAAAAGGAATCAAGCTCAGATTCTGCAACCTCAAGGAGTGCGAGAACAACCACAATGTAATGAACAGCCCTTGTGCGGATATAAAAAGGGAGATTGGGTGGCCGCACGGAGTTCCATTTGTTCATCCTCACGACCTCCCCAATAAAGCTAAAATCGGTTTCCTAGAGACATATGAACCAGGATGGTCTGAAACACATGACATGGAGCTCGGTCTCTCTGAAACCGCTCAGGGGAACCAACATGTGACTAACTGTAACCATTCTTTCACCCAATAA
- the LOC104765063 gene encoding putative F-box protein At3g24580, translated as MRRVRSTCKKWNTLSRSRSFKKKHLGVQAKLATKEKEFMVVTMIDYKVDLMSVNFEGELLCMKRQGTLVTPDASDQIYVSQVIHCDGLLLCIMKDNPRVLAFNPYCGQPRWFPPTTDNSPYINAYSYALGYNNSSSSIAKSYRILSFAMVDYAEPKVVELKIYDFNSSSSWRVLDFTPDWFIYSYSHGVALKGNTYWFAQPRNSETPPSQGGDPCFLLCFDFTSEAFGPRLPLPFMWGAEDTVSLSNARDDQLAVLFQRVDTLQIEIWVTTKVEPNTVSWGTKLFLSADMRTLTAPIQFMFSYCGPTFFIDEDKKVAVIFDKSKDLRRRRNTPYIIGEDGSSLKEVDLGESPNKDLEPLVCPYVPSSVLLK; from the coding sequence ATGAGAAGAGTCCGGTCTACTTGCAAAAAGTGGAACACATTGTCCAGAAGTAGGAGCTTTAAAAAGAAGCACCTCGGTGTTCAAGCCAAACTAGCAACAAAGGAAAAGGAGTTTATGGTGGTCACGATGATTGATTATAAGGTTGATTTGATGAGCGTAAATTTTGAGGGTGAATTATTATGCATGAAACGTCAAGGTACACTTGTTACCCCCGACGCTTCAGATCAAATCTATGTAAGTCAAGTCATTCACTGCGACGGTTTATTGTTATGCATCATGAAAGACAACCCTAGGGTCTTGGCTTTTAACCCGTATTGTGGGCAACCCCGGTGGTTCCCCCCGACCACAGATAATTCTCCTTACATAAACGCATATTCGTATGCCCTCGGATACAACAACAGCAGTAGCAGCATCGCCAAATCCTACAGAATCTTGAGTTTTGCTATGGTAGATTATGCCGAACCAAAAGTTGTTGAGTTAAAAATCTACGACTTTAACTCATCCTCttcatggagggttcttgatTTCACTCCAGATTGGTTCATATATTCTTATAGCCATGGTGTCGCTCTCAAGGGGAATACATATTGGTTTGCTCAACCCAGGAATTCAGAAACCCCTCCTAGCCAAGGAGGAGACCCTtgtttcttactctgttttgatttcacaagTGAGGCATTTGGCCCGCGCTTGCCTCTGCCCTTTATGTGGGGTGCTGAAGATACTGTCAGTCTATCTAATGCGAGAGATGACCAGCTTGCCGTGTTATTTCAGCGTGTGGATACATTACAGATAGAGATCTGGGTTACAACTAAGGTTGAGCCCAACACGGTCTCGTGGGGCACCAAGCTTTTCTTATCAGCGGATATGAGAACACTCACCGCACCCATTCAGTTTATGTTTAGCTATTGTGGTCCAACTTTCTTCATTGATGAGGACAAGAAAGTCGCTGTGATTTTCGATAAAAGCAAAGACCTAAGGCGGAGGCGCAATACACCTTACATTATTGGAGAGGATGGATCCTCCTTGAAAGAAGTGGATCTTGGAGAATCTCCAAACAAAGATCTTGAACCACTTGTGTGCCCTTATGTCCCAAGTTCTGTGCTACTTAAATAG